The Streptosporangiales bacterium genomic sequence CACCCGCGAAGTGCCTTTCTCCAAGAGCAACAGGACCGTCGACAAGTCCCAGTTTCCCTTGCAGACAAGGCACTTTCGCATCACCACACCCCGTGTCGCCCCACCAGGTGTGAAAGACCGAGGTTAACGTGATCAACGGGGCGAGCGGGCAGCCGTGAGGGCGGCGCGGAGGCGGCGGCGGAGGCCGGCGAGGGCGGCGCTCACCGCAAGGCGCAGAGCGCCGGCGCGGCGCGGCGGCGGCGCCTCACCGGTGGCGGCGGAGGAGTCAACGGCCGCGCAGAAGTCCTCGAACAGTCGCCGGCTGACGTCGCCGGCGAGTGACCGGCCGAACTGCGCGACGCGACCTGACAGATAGACGTCGGCCTCGGCGCGTAGCCGGGTGCCCGTGCCCGCCGGCTCGGCGGCGAGGGTGATGACCGCCTGGGTGGCACTGCCGCCGGTGTCCTCGCCGCGGGCGAGCACGCGCAGCCGGCGTGCGCCGGCGTCGCGCTCGACGACCTGGGCGACACCGTGGAACGCCAGCCGCACCGGGCCGAGCGACACCTTGGCCCGGCCGCGGTACCTGTCGTCGCCGAGCACCTCGGTCAGCTCCGCACCTGGCAGGCACCCGGCCAGCCGCTCGATGTCGTCGAGCACCTGCCACACCGACTCGACCGGGGAGCCGAGGTCGCTGGTGACGTCGACGGTGGTGGTCGGCTCGCCGGCGGGCATGGCGAGTCCGGCGGACGCAGCATCGGGCGCGGACGCCTCCTCGGCACCGCTGTTCCCCGGTGCACCCGCGACGGCTCCGCGCCGGCCGACGAGCGTCCGCTGACCGCACGCGCGCGGACCCGGCACACCGTCCGGGTACGCCTGCGCGACGTCGGCGACCGCGGCGACGATGTTGCGGTAGCCGGTGCAGCGGCACAGCACCCCCGACAGCTCGACGGGGAGGTCTTCGGCGTCGATCGCGGTGCCCGCCTCGCCGTTCGCGAGCAGGTCGTACGAGCTGACCACGAAGCCCGGCGTGCAGAACCCGCACTGCAGCGCGTGGTGGTGGGCGAACGACCGCTGCAGCGGATGCTGGTCGTCCGGCGAGCCCATGCCCTCGATCGTGACGATCTCCGCGCCCTCGCACTGCACGGCGAACAGCAGGCACGACCGCGCCGCTTCGCCGTCGACGAGCACCGTGCACATCCCACAGACACCGTGCTCGCAGCCCAGGTGCGTGCCGGTGAGGCCGACGTGGTCGCGCAGCGCGTCGGCGAGCGTGACGCGAGCCGGCACCGCGACGGTGACGTCGCTCCCGTTGACGGTGAACGAGACGGGGATCGTCTCGTCACGCGCCATCCGCACGGCCGTCATGCCACCTCCTTCGCCGCCGCGTACGCCGCGGCGGTCTCGCGGGCCGCGAGCACGGCGAACAGCCGCCGCCGGTACCCGGTCGACCCGTGGCCGTCGCCCGCGGTGTCGACGACGTTGCGCGCGAGCTCCCGGAACGCCGCGGGGTCGTCGAGGATGTCGCGCACGTCGCGGGTGACCGGCCGGTCGGAGACGCCGAACGCGGTGACGACCGCCTCGACCACGTCGTCGCCGTCGGTACGGACCCGCGTAGCGACACCGGCGAGCGCGAAGTCGCCGTGCCGCCTGGCGATCTCCGCGAAGCCGAAACCCTCGCCCCTACGCGCGGTCGGGAACTCCGCCGCGACCAGCACCTCGTCGTCGGCGACCACTGTCGTCATCGCGCCGGCGAAGAAGTCGGCGGCGCCGACCGTACGGCTGCCGCGCGGACCGGCCAGCTCGAGCCGCGCGCCGAGGCAGCACGCGACCGCGGGCAGCTCGGCCGCCGGGTCGGCGTGGGCGAGGCTGCCGCAGACGGTGCCGCGACTGCGCAGCTCGCGGTGCCCGACGAACGGCAGCGCCTTCGTGAGCAGCGGGACGGTACGGGACCGCGGGTCGCGCTCGACCCTGCGCTGGCGCACGGTCGCGCCGACGCGGAGCACACCGTCGACCTCGTCCATGGCGTCGAGGCCGTCCACCTCGTTGATGTCGACGAGCACCCCAGGACGTCCCAGCCGCATCGCCAGGACCGGCACCAGCGACTGGCCGCCGGCGAGCACCTTGCCCTCGTCGCCGGCGTCGGCGAGCTCGGCGACCACGTCGTCGAGCGTGGCCGGCCGGACGTAGGCGAACGGTGCTGCCTTCACGCGCGCGTCACCGCCCCCGGAACGTCGGCTTGCGCTTCTCGGTGAACGCGGCGACGCCCTCGGCGAAGTCGTCGGTGGAACGCAGCATTGCGTACGCCTTGCGCTCCAGCTCGATGCCCGTGTAGAGCGGCCCGTCGACACCCCTGTCGAGCACCTCCTTCGCCGCGCGCAGCGCGAGCGGGGAGAACCCCAACAGCGTCGTCACGAGATCCTCGGTCGCGGCGTCGAGCGCCTCCCGGTCGTCGCACAACCGCGCGACGATGCCCCAGTCGGCGGCCTGCTCCGCCTTGATGCGCGACGCCGTGAGGACGTGGTACTTCGCGCGGCTGAGCCCGATCAGTCGCGCGAGCCGTTGCGTACCACCGCTACCGGGGATCATGCCGAGTCGCATCTCCGGGAGCGCGAACTGGCTCCTGGTCGTCGCGAGCCTGATGTCGCACGACAGCGCGAGCTCCGTACCGACGCCGAAGCAGTAACCGTCGACGGCCACGACGACGGGCTTCGGGCTGCGCGACGGCGCCGTGACGTTGTGACCGAGGTCGGTGAAGTCGACCGGGTCGACCTCCATGAAGCCGGCGATGTCGCCACCGGACGAGAAGTGCTCGCCCGCCGAACGGATGACGACCACCTTGACCCCGTCGTCGCGGTCGAGCTCGGCGAAGTGCCTGCCGACCTTCTCACGCATCTCCCAGGTGATGATGGTCATCGGCCCGTTCGACAGCGTGAGGTACGCGACCCGGCCGTCATGGCCGCGCTCGACGGTGACTTCGCCACCGGTCAGTGCCATCAGTGCGTACCTCTTTCCGTGGGTTCCGATGCTCGTTCCAACAGCTCGTGCAGCACGTTGCCGTGCAACGGCAGCGACGTGATCTCGACACCGGCGGGCGCGACCGCGTCGGCCACCGCGTTGGCCAGCGCGACGGGGAAGCTCATGCTGCTCCCCTCGCCGCATCCCTTCGCGCCGAGTGGTGTCAGCGGCGACGGGGAGACGACGTGGTCAGCGACGAGGTCGAACGACGTCTCCGCCGACGTCGGGCACAGGTAGTCGAGGAAGGTGGCCGATGTCGGCTGCCCGCTGTCGGCGTACGTGAGCTCCTCGTAGAGTGCGCCGCCGAGCCCGTGTACGAGCGCGCCGTGCACCTGGCCGTCGAGCAGGCGCTGGTTCAGCACGGTGCCGGCGTCGTGCACAGTCGACAGGCGGTCGACGGTGATCTCGTATGTCTCGGGATCGATGCGCACGGCCACGATCTCGGCGACGAAGCCGTAGCAGAGGCTGGAGTTGATGCGGTCGTCCGGCGTCGCGGCCGAGGCCTGCGGCGGGCTGAACGCCGCCTCCTCGTTCAGCCGCGCGGGCACGTCCGGCGGCAGCGACCCGGGGTCCCAGTGCACGAGCCCGGCCGCGTGCCGGAACGCGACCGCACGCTCGTGGTCGTCGCGGTGCCGCACCGTGCCGTCGGCGAGCTCGAGGGCGTCGGCGTCCGCGCCGAGCATGACGCCCGCCGCCGCGCGGATCGTCGCGCCGATCCTGTCGGTCGCCTTCACCACCGCGCTCGTCACCAGTGGTGCGAACCGCGACGAGTAGCTGCCGGAGGTCACCGTCCACGACGTGGTGGCGGTGTCCATGGCGACGACGACGCGGACGTTCGACTCGGGGACTCCGAGCTGCTGCGCCGCGACCTGCCTGGCGGTCGTCGCGTGGCCCTGGCCCTGCGGCACGCTGCCGAGCTGGACGGTCACGACGCCCTGGAGGTCGACGGAGACGCGGACGTGCTCGGTCGAGCCGGACTTGTCCCGGCCCGGCCTGCGGTCGGCGGCGGGCGTGGCGAGGCCGACGTACCCGATGTTGGTGCCCGAGGGGTCGACGATCGTCGCGATGCCGATGCCGAACATCTCACCGCGCGCGCGTGCCTCGCGCTGCCGCTCGCGCAGCCCCGCGAGGTCGGCGTTGTCGACCGCCAGTTGCAACGCCTTGTCGTAGTCGCCGGAGTCGTACGCGCCGCCGGTCGGCGTCACGTAGGGGAACGACGTGATGAGGTTGCGCCGCCTGATCTCCACGACGTCGACGCCGGTGCGCTCGGCGACGGCGTCCATCAGCCGCTCGAGGCCGAAGTAGAGCTGCTGACCGCCGAAGCCGCGGTTGAGACCGGTCGGCGCCTTGTCGGTCACGACCGCCCGCGCGCGGATCTCGACCGCCGGGATCCGGTACGCGCCGGTGATGTTGCCGAAGCAGCGGTACAGCGTGCTCGGCTCGGGCGGCCTGAGGTACGCGCCCACGTTGTCGACGAGGTCGACGCGCAACGCGGTGACGATCCCGTCGGCGTCGACGGCGGCGTCGAACCACATCACCCGGTCGGCACCGGCGGAGCTCGCCAGCAGGTGCTCGACGCGGTCCTCGGTCCACCGCACGGGCGTGCCCGCGTGCTTGCTGGCGAGCGCCATCAGCACGACGTACGGGTAGATGCCCGCCTTGATGCCGAAGCTGCCGCCGATGTCGGCGGGCACGTGCAGGCGCATCCGCGAGACGGGCACGCCGAGCGCGCCGGCCATCACCGGCACCATCGTGAACGGGCCGTGGAAGTTCGCCCACGCCTCGACCGATGGGCCGTCGGCCTCGTCGCGCCACTGCGCCACCACGCTGTAGCACTCCATCGGCACGGACGAGTAGCGCGGGAAGTCGTACTCGCCCGACACCCGGTACGCCGCGGCGTCGAACGCGGCGTCGACGCCGCCGAAGCTGAACGTGCGGTCGGTGGCGACGTTGGACCCGGCGTCGTCGTGCAGCCGCGGCGCGTCGCCGGCCAGCGCCGCGCGCGTGTCGACCACGGGCGGCAGCTGTTCGTACTCGACCTCGACGAGCTCGGCCGCGTCCTCGGCGGCGTAGCGGTCACCCGCGACGACCACGGCGACCGGCTCGCCGACGTACCGCACCTTGTCGACGCCGGTCGGGTAGTAGGGCATCGGCGTCGGCACCGACAGCGGGAACGGGCGCAGCGCAGCGCGTACCTCGTCGGGCCCGACCACCGCCGCGACGCCGGGATGGCGTCGCGCGCGCTCCAGATCGACGCGCACGATCCGCGCGTGTGGGTGCGGGCTGCGCACGACCGCGGCGACAAGGCTTCCGGGTAATGGGTCGAGGTCGTCCAGGAAGCCGCCGCGTCCGCAGACGAGCGGGCCGTCCTCCACGCGGCTCGCGACCCATTCGGGCACGGTGGCCTCAGCCACGAGGGCTCTCCGCGGACGTCTCGGCGAGCGCCTCGTACTCGCCGGCCACGAGCGTGCGACGCAACGTCTTGCCCACCGCGGACCGCGGCACTGCCGAGATCGCGACGACGCGCTTCGGCCGCTTCAGCGACGGCAGACCCGACCCGCCGCGGGCGTACGTCAGTGCGCGCTCGACGGCCTCGGCCGGGGTGAGCCCGTCGGCGGGGACGACGAACGCGGTGACCGCGCTCCCCCACCGCTCGTCGGGCAGGCCGACGACGCAGACGTCGGCGATCGCGGGACACGTGAGCAGCGCCGCCTCGATCTCGTCGGGGTAGAGGTTCTCGCCGCCGGAGTTGATCATGTCGTCGACGCGGCCGCTGACCCACAGGTCGCCGTCCTCGTCGTACGTGCCGAGGTCGCCGGTGAAGTACCAGCCGTCGCGGATCGCCTTGGCGTCGGCATCGGGCCTGCGCCAGTAGCCGGCGAACGCCTCGGGACTCTCCATCGACGCGCACACCTGCCCCTGCTCACCGCCCGCGACGAGGTCGTGCGGCGACGCGCCGGGCTCGGGCGAGACGAGGCGGACCCGGGAGTAGATGCCAGCGCGGCCAGCGCAGCCCGGCTTCGCCGCGGAGTCGGGGCCGATGGTGAAGGTGTAGATCTCGGTGCTGCCGAAGTGGTTGACGAACGCGTCGGGACGTACGGCGTCGGCGAGCTCGGCAGCGAGCGCCGGTGCCATGGCCGCGCCCGCGTACGCGAGCCGGCTCAGCGACGGCAGCGAGCCGAGCCGTCCGGTGCCCGCGAGCGACCAGAAGATCGTCGGCACGAGGTAGAGCGCGCCGATGCCCTCCCGGCGGATCAGCTCGACCGACTCGTCGGCGTCGAACCGCGCCTGCGGCACCCAGGTGCCGGCCGCGAGGATGCTGGCGAGCAGCGTGCGCAGGCCCATGGTGTGGAAGAGCGGCATGACGCCGAGTGTGACCTCGCCCGGGCGGTGCTGGGTCTGGATCAGGTGGGCGCTCGCGGCCGCGTGCTCGGCACGGTGCGAGCGCGGCACGCCCTTCGGTCGCCCGGTCGTGCCCGAGGTGTAGAGCATGACGCTGACGTCGGACTCCGACGGACGCTGGGGCAGGTCGTGGTCGACCTGGTCTGCGGCGAGCCGCGCGATCTCGTCCACGTCGCGCCTGACCACGCCGGTGGCCTCGCGCATCGCCTGGTCGGCGCGCTCGGCGCTGTCGTCGTCGGTGACATACAGGACGGGCTCCGCGTCGGACAGGCAGTACCCGAGCTCGGCCGCACCGAACCGCGTCGACAGCGGGACGGAGACCGCGCCGAGCTTCTGCGCCGCGAGGTGCAGGCTCGCGAGCGGCTCGCCGCCCACGAGCGAGAGCGCCACCCGGTCGCCACGGCGGACGCCGAGCGACGCCA encodes the following:
- a CDS encoding 2Fe-2S iron-sulfur cluster binding domain-containing protein, encoding MTAVRMARDETIPVSFTVNGSDVTVAVPARVTLADALRDHVGLTGTHLGCEHGVCGMCTVLVDGEAARSCLLFAVQCEGAEIVTIEGMGSPDDQHPLQRSFAHHHALQCGFCTPGFVVSSYDLLANGEAGTAIDAEDLPVELSGVLCRCTGYRNIVAAVADVAQAYPDGVPGPRACGQRTLVGRRGAVAGAPGNSGAEEASAPDAASAGLAMPAGEPTTTVDVTSDLGSPVESVWQVLDDIERLAGCLPGAELTEVLGDDRYRGRAKVSLGPVRLAFHGVAQVVERDAGARRLRVLARGEDTGGSATQAVITLAAEPAGTGTRLRAEADVYLSGRVAQFGRSLAGDVSRRLFEDFCAAVDSSAATGEAPPPRRAGALRLAVSAALAGLRRRLRAALTAARSPR
- a CDS encoding molybdopterin dehydrogenase, with the translated sequence MKAAPFAYVRPATLDDVVAELADAGDEGKVLAGGQSLVPVLAMRLGRPGVLVDINEVDGLDAMDEVDGVLRVGATVRQRRVERDPRSRTVPLLTKALPFVGHRELRSRGTVCGSLAHADPAAELPAVACCLGARLELAGPRGSRTVGAADFFAGAMTTVVADDEVLVAAEFPTARRGEGFGFAEIARRHGDFALAGVATRVRTDGDDVVEAVVTAFGVSDRPVTRDVRDILDDPAAFRELARNVVDTAGDGHGSTGYRRRLFAVLAARETAAAYAAAKEVA
- a CDS encoding enoyl-CoA hydratase/isomerase family protein, whose product is MALTGGEVTVERGHDGRVAYLTLSNGPMTIITWEMREKVGRHFAELDRDDGVKVVVIRSAGEHFSSGGDIAGFMEVDPVDFTDLGHNVTAPSRSPKPVVVAVDGYCFGVGTELALSCDIRLATTRSQFALPEMRLGMIPGSGGTQRLARLIGLSRAKYHVLTASRIKAEQAADWGIVARLCDDREALDAATEDLVTTLLGFSPLALRAAKEVLDRGVDGPLYTGIELERKAYAMLRSTDDFAEGVAAFTEKRKPTFRGR
- a CDS encoding molybdopterin-dependent oxidoreductase, which codes for MAEATVPEWVASRVEDGPLVCGRGGFLDDLDPLPGSLVAAVVRSPHPHARIVRVDLERARRHPGVAAVVGPDEVRAALRPFPLSVPTPMPYYPTGVDKVRYVGEPVAVVVAGDRYAAEDAAELVEVEYEQLPPVVDTRAALAGDAPRLHDDAGSNVATDRTFSFGGVDAAFDAAAYRVSGEYDFPRYSSVPMECYSVVAQWRDEADGPSVEAWANFHGPFTMVPVMAGALGVPVSRMRLHVPADIGGSFGIKAGIYPYVVLMALASKHAGTPVRWTEDRVEHLLASSAGADRVMWFDAAVDADGIVTALRVDLVDNVGAYLRPPEPSTLYRCFGNITGAYRIPAVEIRARAVVTDKAPTGLNRGFGGQQLYFGLERLMDAVAERTGVDVVEIRRRNLITSFPYVTPTGGAYDSGDYDKALQLAVDNADLAGLRERQREARARGEMFGIGIATIVDPSGTNIGYVGLATPAADRRPGRDKSGSTEHVRVSVDLQGVVTVQLGSVPQGQGHATTARQVAAQQLGVPESNVRVVVAMDTATTSWTVTSGSYSSRFAPLVTSAVVKATDRIGATIRAAAGVMLGADADALELADGTVRHRDDHERAVAFRHAAGLVHWDPGSLPPDVPARLNEEAAFSPPQASAATPDDRINSSLCYGFVAEIVAVRIDPETYEITVDRLSTVHDAGTVLNQRLLDGQVHGALVHGLGGALYEELTYADSGQPTSATFLDYLCPTSAETSFDLVADHVVSPSPLTPLGAKGCGEGSSMSFPVALANAVADAVAPAGVEITSLPLHGNVLHELLERASEPTERGTH
- a CDS encoding AMP-binding protein; the encoded protein is MDLATALSWTAERYPARRAVGGPAPMTFAAWDAHVNRLARALASLGVRRGDRVALSLVGGEPLASLHLAAQKLGAVSVPLSTRFGAAELGYCLSDAEPVLYVTDDDSAERADQAMREATGVVRRDVDEIARLAADQVDHDLPQRPSESDVSVMLYTSGTTGRPKGVPRSHRAEHAAASAHLIQTQHRPGEVTLGVMPLFHTMGLRTLLASILAAGTWVPQARFDADESVELIRREGIGALYLVPTIFWSLAGTGRLGSLPSLSRLAYAGAAMAPALAAELADAVRPDAFVNHFGSTEIYTFTIGPDSAAKPGCAGRAGIYSRVRLVSPEPGASPHDLVAGGEQGQVCASMESPEAFAGYWRRPDADAKAIRDGWYFTGDLGTYDEDGDLWVSGRVDDMINSGGENLYPDEIEAALLTCPAIADVCVVGLPDERWGSAVTAFVVPADGLTPAEAVERALTYARGGSGLPSLKRPKRVVAISAVPRSAVGKTLRRTLVAGEYEALAETSAESPRG